The sequence aaaCTATAAAGTTTTTCACTTtccttatatatacacacatctaaCCCCATTACCCACTATAATATTAACTGTAATAcatcaaatatataaaacacgCATGAGAGAGAGTAATAGGGTAATTATTTATCCATTTGCTTCCTGTAACAGTTATCAGGCATGTAAAGATTATTATGTaagattataattatttaacgACCTCATTTTCACCCTACAttcctagagagagagagagagagagagagagagagagagagagagagagagagagagcctatCTAAGCATGAATGATggatatttttgtgtttttgtttcttttttctaagtTGAGTTTTAAGGATTGGAGTTGGATTGAATGCATAGCTGGCAACCCAAAGATCAGCCGCGAAATAGACGATTAATTATTATGTCGATTATTACGACACCTAGTCAGCCAATCAGATACCGTAGTTCCGCTTTACACTGAGTCAGATCGCTTTATTCAACTAATACGAGCCGACACCCAAACGGCTCTGAATCATATTCAAAAATCTAATTCAAAATCATATtctttaaaataacattataacattacTCGGCATTGTACttctttaaaatctttttaaaatacacatcgTCCAGTACAGTAAGCTAAGCATCCCTGCATCAGTGTTATTTTGCCTGCTAAAATGTTAAACAGATTAGATTATCGTGCAAGACTATCACTATtacatagaaaaagaaaaaaaagaaaagaaaaataatacacGGCTCATGATTGTTCATTAATAAAGGTGACTCAAATAACCGACTCATTCGCGAACGACACATCATAAAAACCAATATCAACATCTTTGGACAGGGTTCGCAGGAAGCTGTGTTGTATCTGAAATACTGCTTACACGAAATTAAACACATACTGTCAGCTTAATATCAAGGTAAGGgtcaaaaaatgtatgtttccTAAAACTGCAGCCACAATTACACCACCACAAACATACTGAAAATGAAGCATGTGGCCAACGTGCTCATAAAAGACACCTAATATCTAAGGTATCAATAAATTGGAAACAGTTTTAACTTGTTTAAACTTTTTATGTTGGTGAATTTACTCTAGATTAATTAACAAAATGTTATTACTTTATGATTCACTGTATAAAATGCATTAATTGATTATTGGATGAATGAAGGTATTATGgccatataaaataatatttttaaaacagaaatctgaactgGGTAATCCAGAAAATATACATGGATTAAACACACCCAGATGTTGAGATGATTGAActcaaatgattatttatttatttatttatttatttatttttagaaaagttAAGTcaaatttaacaattattttgcCAAAGCATTTATACAATTCAATACACCAATACACTaatgtgaataaatatactCAGAAAATAAAGGGTAAATATAATTCTTTAGGTCTTCACATGTCCtctaagaaaatgtttaaccctAAAACAGTTTTTCCCAATCAGACGAGGCTCAAAGCTAAAACCATAATTGAAGCTAAAACCTTCAAAAGTGAtagttatttatgtatttacaagACTGTATTATCACCCCCTTTAAATccacatttataatataaataaaacagctaaATATTCTTAACTTTGACGTCATATCTGTGTAGGAAATATGATTGTATTTGattttcaataatatttaattaacaatGAAGACATAATTTTGAACATGCTTATTTAAAATAGATCTACCAGAGGGAGGTGGTAATGTAAAGATGGGATGCAGTTTCACTCGCATTGGCACATGCAAACGCAAGCAATTCAATGGAAGCACTTAAGAATTTGGGCTTTTTATACGTGCTGTGCATGTGCTTAATGTgtaggcatttatttatttgttaggaCAATGACGAGCAATAGAGTGTCTACGGGCGAAAACACAGCAAAGACTTATAATGAAAGTGATTATTGAtttgacaataaatataaattgaactagattgattttgttttttgtttttctgaccgTTACCTGATTTTTCTGTACATGTGTCTAAGATTCTTTTGAGAGGAGATTGTCCTGCACGAATAATAAGACTTTTAATTAAGAAATATGCTTTTAAATGCATCTATTTTAAGagttaatttataaaaaaaaatttcagattGTTTCTCAGTGAAAAACAGATGGATGTGTacaattgttttgtttcttgtcAAAAAGTACAGTATAGACCtattttttgaaaacattttttttatttagggcTATTTGTTTTCCTTCTGACATATATGATGATAATtccatgtttatttataaatagaCCTGCTATACTTAATATGCCACTAGGCATATTAAACGCAAGACAATCAGTGTAAGGACATACTGCCTTTTTTAGGCATAAAGAAGATAGCAGTTAGTTTATAAAATCAGCTAAGGAGTAGCTCCTTTAACATGCATATCACCCGCAGGATCTTGACGCCGGGTTGTTGCATATTGGATGAAGGCCATCAGAGTGAGCTGAGTGTGGGAGGCGTCCTCATTCacagattcatttatttacccTCCCTACAAACCTGCTTAAATACCCCTCCCCGGAGACCTCTTACAGCATTGTATACTGAAACCCcagcagagagacacacactacaaaccTGACACGCTCCATGTTTCTCGAAGGAGAGAGGATTATGAGCGCCTTCGGGCAGCAGCCATCGCCGCAGCAGCTGAGCCCGGTGGCCAACCCTAGCGCGCAGGACATGTTGGACATGGCCGCCTACTGCGACAATCTAAGCgcctaccaccaccaccatcaacaGCAGCAGAGCGCACATCACCCGTCACCCAGATCTTCTGTTCATGCTCAGGCGTACGGTCTGACCGAGTACGCAGCTCCAGGTGCTAACCCTTACCTGTGGCTGAACGGGCCGAGCATCGGCACCGCCACCTCTCCGTACCTTCCGGGAGGTACAAATGGGGCCTCCACCTACATGCAGCCTGGTTATGGTACGAGTCAGCGACAGTTCCTGGCACCTTCAGCCGGTTTCCACGGGACCGACCTCGGATGGCTGGCCGTCCCGGGACAACAGGACCTTTTCAAGATGGTTCGACCTCCATACTCATACTCCGCTCTGATTGCCATGGCTATCCAGAACGCACAGGGCAAGAAACTGACACTCAGCCAGATCTATCAGTATGTCTCTGACAACTTTCCGTTTTACAAAAAGAGCAAAGCAGGCTGGCAGAACTCCATCAGGCACAACCTGTCCCTTAATGACTGCTTTAAGAAGGTCGCACGGGACGAGGACGATCCCGGTAAGTCAGTCTCAGTGCAtgtgcatttttaattttaatacgTTTATTTTTCTGGGGAAATGCCTGCTTGATGacagtttaaacattttcattctgCCATCGTCTATATGCCATATGAATGTGGCAGTTTCTGAAATGGGTTGGTTGCcgtttatttaaattattatccGAATCATAAAAGATCAAAGCTATGTTTAAGATGTTCAAACTTGCATATTTCTTTCAGGCAAGGGCAACTACTGGACTCTGGACCCGAACTGTGAGAAAATGTTTGACAACGGTAACTTcaggagaaagaggaagagacgAGTCGATGCGGTAAAAACGGAGGACGTGAGCGCGCAGAAACCGGCTGACACGGTGAGCCTAGCTGGGACCGTGCAGCGTTCACCGAGCCCGAGCGACCCCAAATCCTCACCAGGACTCACCCCGTGTTTCAGCACGTTCGTCAGCACCATGAACTCGGTGGTGACAGGAAACGGAGACGGGATGAGGGCGCGGGACACCGGTGCGCTGCTGGCGGATTTAACACGGGGTCGTGAGGGTGTGTCGCCTCTGAGCTCCTACTGCCCGGGAGAATCAGCGCCTCCGAGCGACCCGGGACACATGAACAGGCTGAGCTACTACACACCCGGTCTCGGCAACCACTTTAGCGTGAACAATTTAATCTACAGCCGTGAAGGAACCGAGGTTTAGGCGGTTCTTGGATAGACAGAATAGCATCTTATTTGCGCTCTGTGAGCGCAcacctcatgttttttttttttcctttattctattattattattttggtttggcttgttttttttaaacattacaaacCAATTGCACTGTCAAGttctgtaaatatgtatatgCACAGTAGAAAATGTCCAGTTTTCCAACTGATTTGTCAGGCTTGATGTTATTGTGAGGGTATTGCGTCTGTTGCAAAGAAAAACCCCTGTAAATGCTGAGAATTTACTCAAAGGGAAGCTAAAAGACTCTTACTGTGTATGCAACATGAGTATTGAAATGCTATTTTTATAATAGCAATGTTTCAGTAAGCATGTTGCCTCATGTTTATGGTCCACATTGTCAAATTTATTTCGGTTCCTTTTTGCAGAGGGATGTCGATGtgtagtttatttaattattgcgttcgtattttgtaaattatgttgtaaataaactgtttaaaaaaccAAAAATGTCTTGGaagtgaattattattattattattattattattattattattattattattattattattattattattattatggtagGGTGCTTGTTGCCCTCACATTCTCTAACGTTGACACAATAATCCCACAGCCACCTCCTTTCTTTCCACTAAACCTGTTCTGCATCATTAAATGTAACAAATACTTAGTAGATACTTTGGTATAAACTTGACCAAGAACTACAAACGTAAACACTGTTATTGTACCAGACGTTCTATACACATGTTTAAAacgttttaataataataataataataataataataataataataataataataataataataataattataataataataatgaatgactaaaaactctctctctctctctctctctctctctctctctctctctcacacacacacacacacacacacacacacacacacacacacacacacacacacaaacaaacacacacacatctgtgtatTTATGAGTGTTTGGAACTTAAATTCCTTGACtacttttaaattatttacctTTTTGTGTGTTCCACGTCACCCTAGAGACATTTTTAGTCAATGCCCTTTTAGAAAAGCCTGACTCATTCCAGTAGCACATCATGTACAGCAGTTCCTTtgagctaatttttttttttttaccgcaTTAAGTGTTTAATCCAGCGCAGGAGTGAACGCGCGTCCTCGCTGCGCGCTCCACTAATTACAGGCTGCTTCTCTGTGCTATCTCTGTGCTCCCCATTCTCACGAAGCGTTTATTACCTGTCAGGTACCttatgtgattgtgtacatACTTACATCACTCGCTGATTGCAAGTTTCTCTTGTAGCTCAGTTGGTTTAACTCGTATCTCATGGATAACAGTCGGTAAGCCTTAGACATTTTCCGCCTGTCACTTCGGATCGAGCTGATTCCAACGAGTCAATGCAGCTTTCCGAGTCCTGTGGGTTGAAGAGTTCAGCTGGGCGCTTTTATTTATACTTAGCTTATTTAACGGTGGATGAAAAATTTGTCTTTTCATCCAGATCGtcagtctttctttttctttttacaggaTGACTTTACTGCCCACAGCTGTTCCCCAATTATTTACCCGAATCGGGCGTTTCATCACTGTTAAGCTGCTCagaagtgtgtgagaaagtgggCTGATGTACAGTGGGGCTTTTCATATCTGATCTCTATAGGGTTCAAGTCTGGCTCGAGAAATTAATTTCCTAGTGGACTGTATCTAGGTCCACATGGTTACTCCTGTCCTATATCATATCCAGAATCACAACACATTTAGCTGCAACATTATTGATCAGAGTGGAGAACAATACTGAAACAATACATACATTATTTAATGGAAGTAAtagtaattatttaataatgttcaATGTTCTTATAGAGTGAGATTCAGTTTAGTTAACACACTGAAATAATTTTCAtaggaaaaatgtaaatacttttTAATCATAGGCTACTggagaaaattattattaacatttatatttatagattcCATAACTATGAGCTTGAATATATAAGGTAGTGActattaacaaaataataaaacaaaataatttaagaaaTACTTTAAGTCTAAAAATAACAGTGAGCTTTTACTGTAAATGgctttattaataaatagtAGACTTCTTTCAGCTTGCATTTCAgcataaatttgtatttttctgttctgaaataaacttttaaacaggaaacaacttggaaaatacatttagctttaatcATTACGCAGAACTTCTTCCATTTTATCCAGTAGAAGGCCAGAGAAGATGAAGCCTACAGTGATGCAAATACTGAAGAGCTAAATATCCACCAGTTTATCAGAAACAAGTGGCCTATAATATGAATGACTGCAAATGAATGATCAGGGAAATGTTTTATCTACACTCTTTCACTTTTCTGATTGGGTGGGTGGAAAACTACatggtataaataaataaagaagattaaaagaagtttttttttgtgacctgtgctctttattaaattaaacattgaACATGTTCTGTGCTTTGTTACATATATTATAAGCAAAGACTATATAAAAAGCTGAAAATATGTGAAATCTGTGATGGTGTACAgtttactgggaaaaaaacaacaacaaagggtcaataaatatttgtgttatataattatttgaTATAATCATGAATGATAATATCAGGAGAAGCATCAGATGAGATTATTTTACTGAAATGTAAAACCATGGTTAAGACAttgttattaatttaattatacacAAGAAATAATTgaaattgttgtttttaatattgtaaaatatatattattctaaaacaaatataaaatttttttaaataatttgtttaatatatagAGAAAATTTTTAATGGGACCAAAGCTTCTGTTTGAATGTTAGGTGTTCCTTGTGTAGTGGTTGTGTTGTGCAGGTGGTGTGGAACCAGGTAATGAAATATcttcacacacttcacactccACTGATCACTGGCTTGAAGATTCCCTTTACCCACACCGTGCCAGGCTGACCCCTCAGGCCCTAAGGCTATACTTGCCTTCCACACCCATGTTCCTTATGCTGCCTGAGCCCTCATACCTTCTCTATAGAAGCAGCCTCTGGGGCAGAGATGATCTTCTGTCCTCCTGCCTTCTACGCTCCTCTAAACTAAGACCTTAACGAATGGTTTCAGGCTCTCATGAAGCCAGGTAAGTTCATGAGCTGTACCCATTTAGAGTTTGAGTTTCTTAGCTAAACTAATCCTGTTTCCCACAGCAGGAAAAGGAAGGAAATATCGCTGTCCTTTGACACCTGCTACCTGATCCTGACCCTATAGCATATGGAAAGGGGACATATTTGGTGGAAGTGCtttggtgtgtttggggttgatGCCTTCCAGAAACACAGCATTCTTCAAGAATAGTGATGTAACACAGTCTCTTTCCATACAGAAATTAAAAAACTAGAAGCAATGATTCTTTAGGAATGTTATgatgtttttgccatttttatGTATAATAACATATGAATTACTACTTATAGTTTTTCTTATACTTTTTTCATCTGAAGGATAATATAGAAATTCATGCAGGCatgttatatgaataaaaattaatatatcGATTTGTctgattatattatttatacttatttctttttatcgTAGTTCCTTTcttatataaaatctaaaatacaaactaaaataagaaCTGAAATGCAAAATGATTCCAAATACCAGaccattcatcttttttttcttcctctcattAAAATTcctatttttattcttcttaataATTCTAATTGAAAATTCTCattttagtaatttttttttataggtttTTAATCTTGCCTACAGCTACAGTCAACATTGATGCTGTGATGGACACCTTGAAGTGATTAAGTGGAAAAGGAGGAGGTTATTGTGGGTGAATTGGAAGTTCGGTTACCGTGGTGAAGGGAGTCTTTCAGCGCAGCCCGAGGGAGTGCACTCATCCAGTAAGTGACAGAGAACATCCCAGTGAATCATGGTCCAGATAGAATTGCACTATACGAGGTGTGAAACATCAGTGCCGTTAGCCTGAGCAGATGCTTTTGCCTGATAGAGGTTGGACACCTCAGCCATGTTGTGTCTCAGTGCACTCAGGTTTTAGAGGTGAATTTGAGTTCTGCTTCCTCGTCAATGCAAACTGACACTCTTATATACTCTTTATTAAAGGGCTATAAGCTGTTATtcaatatttacatgttataTTTGAATTAAAGTTTAGATAGCTTGAAACATGATGCACTGTAAGTATTGTGTAATACAAAGTGTAGGACTGCAACTTAATCCATTTAATCTTAGTACAGGAATTTTACTGTATCATTTTCCAGAATTGTGCAATAGTGAAAAAAGTTGGTCACTATGGCTAGAGAAAAATTAAAAGAGTGTAAAAGTGCATCAactgattaaaatgtaaacaagtagtaatagtaataagaGCAAAAGTAATAACTGCACATTATGCACATATGATAAAAATCattgaaataataaattagCTTTAATTCTGGTCAGGATGTAACAATAAACTGAACATTCTTCCCAGTACCATGGTTTATTTGAGCCTGTATAAGTTATTATCACATGTAATAGCTCCCAGGCTATGCAGTCTGGTCTGATAATTTATAACGCTGATGGTTTAGTCATCCTACGGTCTGTACATCATATTCAAAGGCACATTAAATGCTATGTCTGGGCTGGGGCAATATGGTCTTACCTCAAAACTGCTTTTATGCCCAGAGTGGCTGCGTGATATGAAAGTTGACCCTGGCATGCTCTCTAGGCCGTCTGCTCCCAGAATATGATCTTGGAGTCACCGATTCCAAAACTTCACATCTGCTCACCCCAGTCAGGTGGAATTATGGGCGACTATTTcatatcacacagacacatctctTCAGGAAGTTAAATATTTTAGGCTACAGTATGCTGACAGCTTTTCCGTACCCCCTAGGCTGTGAACATCAGGGTGCTCAGCACTCCTCACGGCATTGTAAAAAAGACAAAGTGCACATTTGATAGCTGAAGATAATGCCTATCTATTGGCATGACCTGGCTTGGTTTCATCTGCCTTCCTTCTGGACACATAAAGCAAGTAATGTATGGCTTGATAATGGCAAAGGATCTGGGTTTAGAGTAAATTGCCAGATGGatgattttatataatttctgtCCTGATTCTCTTCACGGTAAGTGAGCGCTAGTCTGGGAGTAAGTGTGAAAAGATTTTCCCAGTTTCTGTGAGATGGATTTATATCAATGTGTGGACACTTCTGAGACATTCATTTTTACACtaattttttcaaaattatttttaaaagagtaaaatatcatttgaatttattgattttttttatttattacatttctgttCATTAATGTTAACTTTATTTACTCATTTCTGGCCTATTCACTTATTACTCAGTActagtaaagaaataaaagaaatgaaaacttGAAATTATATCTGAAAATATTGCATGCTCACATACGATAACTTggatacatttttataaaacccTGATCGAGAAGTGATTAAAACAAGTGTATGCTCTGTGGTATACAGTTAAACAGATTAAAGTGTTTATGCTTTCATAAATGCCGAATTGTAGCaagaacatttaaatataatgtatataatccAATACCATTCTTTTacattcttctcttctctgtcttttcGTTTTGTCACTTTATACAAAAGACATCGGAATCTCTATAGTTTTAGCTAACATATGTAAAAGTCTTAGCCAGGAAGTGAGATGATGCAATTGCACTATATAACTTACATGCCCAGGTAGTGGCATCTAAGGAGCCTGCTCAAAGAATCAAAGTTTT is a genomic window of Tachysurus fulvidraco isolate hzauxx_2018 chromosome 8, HZAU_PFXX_2.0, whole genome shotgun sequence containing:
- the foxi1 gene encoding forkhead box protein I1 encodes the protein MFLEGERIMSAFGQQPSPQQLSPVANPSAQDMLDMAAYCDNLSAYHHHHQQQQSAHHPSPRSSVHAQAYGLTEYAAPGANPYLWLNGPSIGTATSPYLPGGTNGASTYMQPGYGTSQRQFLAPSAGFHGTDLGWLAVPGQQDLFKMVRPPYSYSALIAMAIQNAQGKKLTLSQIYQYVSDNFPFYKKSKAGWQNSIRHNLSLNDCFKKVARDEDDPGKGNYWTLDPNCEKMFDNGNFRRKRKRRVDAVKTEDVSAQKPADTVSLAGTVQRSPSPSDPKSSPGLTPCFSTFVSTMNSVVTGNGDGMRARDTGALLADLTRGREGVSPLSSYCPGESAPPSDPGHMNRLSYYTPGLGNHFSVNNLIYSREGTEV